From Enhydrobacter sp., the proteins below share one genomic window:
- a CDS encoding ketoacyl-ACP synthase III, with amino-acid sequence MRSVVQGCGSYLPERVVTNDDLSRQMDTSDDWIRQRTGIRQRHIAADGEFTSHLATKASQRALDNAGLKASDLDLIVLATATPDETFPATATRVQASLGMTKGAAFDVQAVCAGFVYGLSVADSMIKSGVATTALVIGAETFSRILDWNDRGTCVLFGDGAGAVVLRGEEGKGTSADRGILANALHSDGRQHDILYVDGGPSSTRTTGFLRMEGKEVFKHAVVNMAAVVGEVLGKAGLESKDIDWLVPHQANKRIIDSTGRKLGLPPERVVVTVDRHANTSAASIPLALDAAVSDGRIKRGDLLLLEGIGGGLAWGASLVRW; translated from the coding sequence ATACGGTCGGTGGTGCAGGGGTGCGGTTCCTACTTGCCGGAGCGTGTCGTCACCAACGACGACCTGTCCAGGCAGATGGACACGTCAGACGATTGGATCCGCCAGCGCACCGGCATCCGCCAGCGCCATATCGCCGCCGACGGCGAGTTCACCTCCCATCTCGCCACCAAGGCCTCGCAGCGGGCGCTCGACAATGCCGGCCTGAAGGCGTCCGACCTCGACCTCATCGTGCTGGCCACGGCAACGCCCGACGAGACGTTTCCGGCCACGGCAACGCGAGTCCAGGCCTCGCTCGGCATGACGAAGGGCGCCGCCTTCGACGTCCAGGCCGTCTGTGCCGGGTTCGTCTACGGCCTCTCGGTGGCCGACAGCATGATCAAGTCGGGTGTGGCGACCACGGCGCTGGTCATCGGCGCGGAGACGTTCTCGCGCATCCTCGACTGGAACGACCGGGGGACCTGCGTGTTGTTCGGCGACGGCGCCGGCGCCGTCGTGCTGCGAGGGGAAGAGGGCAAGGGCACGTCCGCCGACCGCGGCATCCTCGCCAATGCCCTGCATTCCGACGGCCGCCAGCACGACATCCTGTATGTCGATGGCGGACCGTCCTCGACGCGGACGACCGGGTTCCTCCGCATGGAAGGCAAGGAAGTGTTCAAGCACGCCGTGGTCAACATGGCGGCGGTGGTCGGCGAGGTCCTGGGCAAAGCTGGCCTCGAGTCCAAGGATATCGATTGGCTGGTCCCCCACCAGGCCAACAAGCGCATCATCGACAGCACCGGCCGCAAGCTCGGACTGCCTCCCGAGCGGGTCGTCGTGACCGTGGACCGGCATGCCAACACCTCGGCAGCATCGATCCCCCTCGCGCTCGACGCGGCGGTTTCCGATGGCCGGATCAAGAGGGGCGATCTGCTCCTCCTCGAGGGGATCGGTGGCGGACTGGCCTGGGGCGCGTCGCTGGTCCGCTGGTGA
- a CDS encoding integration host factor subunit alpha has translation MEGRTITRADLSEAVFQQVGLSRNESSDLVETILGEVVEALARGESVKISSFGSFTVRDKGQRVGRNPKTGQEVPILPRRVLVFRASNVLKSLINGTVGESEA, from the coding sequence ATGGAAGGCCGGACTATTACGCGTGCCGATTTGAGCGAGGCGGTATTCCAGCAAGTGGGACTGTCGCGCAACGAATCGAGCGATCTCGTCGAGACGATTCTCGGCGAAGTCGTCGAGGCCTTGGCGCGTGGCGAATCTGTGAAGATTTCCTCATTCGGAAGTTTCACGGTTCGCGACAAGGGCCAGCGCGTGGGTCGAAATCCGAAGACTGGGCAGGAAGTTCCGATCCTGCCGCGGCGTGTTCTTGTCTTCCGGGCGTCGAACGTCCTGAAATCGTTGATCAATGGGACGGTCGGCGAGAGCGAGGCCTGA
- a CDS encoding MerR family transcriptional regulator, translating into MAASVQTVERRVEKSAQAFRTISEVATELDVPQHVLRFWESKFSQVRPLKRGGGRRYYRPEDIDLLRRIRTLLYDDGYTIKGVQRLLKEGRGRLPQQRLDIAAESALESLRIVSARAEAMATGSRQPLPRTGPQPSTTTPRAAMLDLHKRREIETVLEDLEQALTQLRSTLKSQN; encoded by the coding sequence ATGGCCGCATCTGTTCAGACCGTCGAGAGGCGGGTTGAGAAGTCGGCGCAGGCATTTCGCACTATCAGCGAAGTGGCGACCGAACTGGACGTCCCGCAGCACGTGCTGCGGTTCTGGGAAAGCAAGTTCAGCCAGGTCCGTCCGCTGAAGCGCGGCGGGGGCCGGCGCTACTATCGGCCGGAGGATATCGACCTCCTGCGCCGCATTCGCACGCTGCTCTACGACGATGGCTACACCATCAAGGGCGTTCAGCGCCTGTTGAAGGAGGGGCGTGGTCGCTTGCCGCAACAGCGCCTCGACATCGCCGCGGAGAGCGCGCTGGAGAGCCTGCGCATCGTGTCGGCGCGTGCCGAAGCCATGGCGACGGGGAGCCGCCAGCCGCTGCCGCGCACCGGCCCACAGCCCTCGACGACCACGCCGAGGGCGGCCATGCTCGACCTGCACAAGCGTCGGGAGATCGAAACCGTGCTCGAGGATCTCGAGCAGGCGCTGACGCAACTGCGCAGCACGCTCAAGTCTCAGAACTAG
- a CDS encoding MFS transporter, which produces MSLPAEMSRRVLIYSSLGHALMHLMTAFYAVIVLTLAISWNLRAEDLLELYAPAAVLLGVMSLPAGWASDRFGAPIMMVVMFLGLGVSSIACGLVPTGDTLALSIALCGIGAFGAIYHSVGIGWVIRTAKEQGHAMGVNGLFGSVGLALYGIVPGVLITLASWRAAFIVPGIVCLAIGAALIWEMARKRIVDRPMPATPGVQPGRAEFWRVFIVLSVTMALEGVIWQAVLFGSGFVFEAQLGELAQAALWIGLATSMIYVVSGLAQYALGRRVVDRYPLRSSYIVAQSLQVVAMLALAIGNMPVALCGAIGSAILSSVAGPVENILIARYTPSRYHGLGFGAKFVIAFGASPLAIMAIAWIRKATGSLEMLFLGLAALSVLITLVSLLLPKGDGKAAIPAASRPQAVPAE; this is translated from the coding sequence ATGAGCCTGCCTGCCGAGATGTCGCGACGCGTCCTGATCTATTCGTCGCTCGGCCACGCCCTGATGCATCTGATGACGGCGTTCTACGCCGTGATCGTGCTCACCCTGGCGATCTCCTGGAACCTCCGTGCCGAGGACCTGCTGGAACTGTATGCGCCGGCGGCCGTCCTGCTCGGCGTGATGTCGCTGCCGGCCGGCTGGGCGTCGGACCGCTTCGGCGCTCCCATCATGATGGTCGTGATGTTCCTCGGGCTGGGCGTGTCGTCGATCGCCTGCGGGCTGGTGCCGACGGGAGACACGCTGGCGCTCTCCATCGCCCTGTGCGGGATCGGCGCCTTCGGCGCGATCTACCATTCGGTCGGCATCGGCTGGGTGATCCGCACGGCGAAGGAACAGGGGCACGCCATGGGGGTGAACGGCCTGTTCGGCAGCGTCGGCCTCGCGCTCTACGGCATCGTGCCCGGGGTGCTCATCACGCTCGCTTCGTGGCGCGCGGCGTTCATCGTGCCGGGGATCGTCTGCCTCGCGATCGGCGCGGCGTTGATCTGGGAGATGGCGCGCAAGCGCATCGTCGACCGCCCGATGCCGGCGACGCCGGGCGTCCAGCCGGGGCGCGCGGAGTTCTGGCGGGTGTTCATCGTCCTGTCGGTGACCATGGCCCTCGAAGGCGTGATCTGGCAGGCGGTGCTGTTCGGATCCGGGTTCGTGTTCGAGGCGCAACTCGGCGAGCTGGCGCAGGCGGCGCTGTGGATCGGCCTGGCGACATCGATGATCTACGTCGTGTCCGGCCTCGCGCAGTATGCGCTCGGGCGCCGCGTGGTCGACCGCTATCCGCTGCGCTCGAGCTACATCGTCGCCCAGTCGCTGCAGGTCGTCGCCATGCTGGCGCTGGCGATCGGCAACATGCCGGTCGCGCTCTGCGGCGCCATCGGCTCGGCGATCCTGAGCTCGGTGGCGGGGCCGGTGGAGAACATCCTGATCGCCCGCTACACGCCGAGCCGCTACCACGGCCTCGGCTTCGGCGCCAAGTTCGTCATCGCCTTCGGCGCCAGCCCTCTGGCGATCATGGCCATCGCCTGGATCCGCAAGGCGACCGGCAGCCTCGAGATGCTGTTCCTCGGCCTCGCCGCGCTCTCGGTATTGATCACCCTGGTGTCGCTCCTGCTGCCCAAGGGCGACGGCAAGGCGGCGATCCCGGCCGCGTCGCGTCCGCAGGCGGTGCCCGCGGAGTAG
- a CDS encoding glutathione S-transferase family protein, with protein MTVKIYGPTASRAARALWIVHELGIPFEHVPVEMKDLKNPDFLKINPNGKVPALVDGDFKLFESMAINLYLAAKYDKNGLLPSSLEDRALCHQWSFWGMTEVEKPLLTILIDMFMTPPDKRKPDAVAEAQKTLPKPFGVLDGALQGRDYLLGGSFTVADLNLASICSWAKPIKYDFSPFPNVSAWLDRCLSRPAYKAARATK; from the coding sequence GTGACCGTCAAGATCTATGGCCCCACGGCCTCGCGCGCCGCGCGCGCCCTCTGGATCGTGCATGAGTTGGGCATTCCCTTCGAGCACGTGCCGGTGGAGATGAAGGACCTGAAGAATCCCGACTTCCTGAAGATCAATCCGAACGGCAAGGTGCCGGCGCTGGTCGACGGCGATTTCAAGCTCTTCGAATCGATGGCGATCAATCTCTATCTCGCGGCGAAGTACGACAAGAACGGTCTCCTGCCCTCCAGCCTCGAGGATCGGGCGCTGTGCCACCAGTGGAGCTTCTGGGGCATGACCGAGGTCGAAAAGCCGCTGCTGACGATCCTCATCGACATGTTCATGACGCCGCCCGACAAGCGCAAGCCGGACGCGGTGGCCGAGGCGCAGAAGACGCTGCCCAAGCCGTTCGGTGTCCTCGACGGTGCGCTGCAGGGACGCGACTATCTGCTGGGCGGATCGTTCACCGTGGCCGACCTCAATCTCGCGTCGATCTGCAGCTGGGCCAAGCCGATCAAGTACGACTTCTCACCCTTCCCCAACGTCTCGGCCTGGCTCGATCGCTGCCTGTCGCGCCCCGCCTACAAGGCGGCGCGGGCGACGAAGTAG
- a CDS encoding Rieske 2Fe-2S domain-containing protein, with product MLSKEDNEFLTRSGKGTPMGELLRRFWMPALLSEELTERDGPPRKIKVLGEDLLAFRDSDGRVGIVEPHCPHRGANLYFGRNEECGLRCAYHGWKFDVEGNCVDLPTSPPESTYKDTIKLLAYPTREWADMVWVYMGPREAMPELPQLELGLVPGAHRYVSKKWQDCNWVQSLEGAIDTAHFSFLHAIPNTNEARRLEILQKSSAIGQEAGLADRSRWITADPRPKFRIDGHDAGLVIAAGRKTDSTDIYWRIAQFLMPNHALVPVAFPGEVYHGQCWVPVDDTSCWIYTYSWVPDRPFTNAERTKYASGLSLHAEVDEHYVPRRNIRNDYMLDRDLQKTESFTGIAGVSEQDAAIQDSQGAIQDRTKEHLGPTDVGIVEFRKMVMGAARALADARPPKAAERAAAYAVRAGGWIAAPDKDLTTIMTERFGHRHGHVGHEHGLGQ from the coding sequence ATGCTGAGCAAGGAGGACAACGAGTTCCTGACCCGAAGCGGCAAGGGCACGCCGATGGGCGAGCTGCTGCGCCGCTTCTGGATGCCGGCGCTGCTGTCGGAGGAGCTGACGGAGCGCGACGGCCCGCCCCGGAAGATCAAGGTTCTCGGCGAGGACCTGCTGGCCTTCCGCGACAGCGACGGCCGCGTCGGCATCGTCGAGCCGCACTGCCCGCATCGCGGCGCCAATCTGTACTTCGGGCGCAACGAGGAGTGCGGCCTGCGCTGCGCCTATCACGGCTGGAAGTTCGACGTCGAGGGCAACTGCGTCGACCTGCCGACCTCGCCGCCCGAATCGACCTACAAGGACACCATCAAGCTCCTCGCCTATCCGACGCGCGAATGGGCCGACATGGTCTGGGTCTACATGGGCCCGCGCGAGGCCATGCCGGAGTTGCCGCAGCTCGAGCTCGGCCTCGTTCCCGGCGCGCATCGCTACGTGTCGAAGAAGTGGCAGGACTGCAACTGGGTGCAGAGTCTGGAAGGCGCCATCGACACCGCGCACTTCTCGTTCCTCCATGCCATTCCCAACACCAACGAGGCACGACGTCTCGAGATCCTGCAGAAATCCTCGGCCATCGGCCAGGAAGCGGGGTTGGCCGACCGCAGCCGCTGGATCACCGCCGACCCGCGGCCGAAATTCAGGATCGACGGCCACGACGCCGGACTGGTCATCGCCGCCGGGCGGAAGACCGACAGCACCGACATCTACTGGCGCATCGCCCAGTTCCTGATGCCCAATCACGCGCTGGTGCCGGTCGCCTTCCCGGGCGAGGTCTATCATGGCCAGTGCTGGGTGCCGGTCGACGACACCTCGTGCTGGATCTACACCTACAGCTGGGTGCCCGACCGGCCGTTCACCAATGCCGAGCGCACCAAGTATGCCTCGGGCCTGAGCCTGCATGCCGAAGTCGACGAGCACTACGTGCCCAGGCGCAACATCCGCAACGACTACATGCTCGATCGCGACCTTCAGAAGACCGAGAGCTTCACCGGCATCGCCGGCGTCAGCGAGCAGGATGCCGCCATCCAGGACAGCCAGGGCGCGATCCAGGACCGCACGAAGGAGCATCTCGGCCCGACCGACGTCGGCATCGTCGAGTTCCGCAAGATGGTGATGGGCGCGGCGCGGGCGCTCGCGGACGCTCGGCCGCCGAAGGCCGCCGAACGCGCGGCCGCCTACGCGGTGCGCGCCGGCGGATGGATCGCCGCGCCGGACAAGGACCTGACCACCATCATGACCGAGCGTTTCGGCCATCGGCACGGCCATGTCGGCCACGAGCACGGGCTCGGACAATAG
- a CDS encoding Rieske 2Fe-2S domain-containing protein, whose product MLSKEDNEFLTRSGKGTPMGELLRRFWMPALLSEELTERDGPPRKIKVLGEDLLAFRDSNGRVGIVEPHCPHRGANLYFGRNEECGLRCAYHGWKFDVEGNCVDLPTSPPESTYKDTIKLLAYPTREWADMVWVYMGPREAMPELPQLELGLVPAASRFVTKKWQDCNWVQSVEGALDTAHFSFLHAVLAKDDAKARAALAKAAVADQSTPDDRIRWIHNDPRPKFTVLGHDAGLLIGAARKTDGEDLYWRISQFLMPNHAYTPTAFPGEIYYGQCWVPVDDTTCWIYTYCWNPDRPFSNAERTKFDGGFNVHAEVDDNYVPLRNPGNDYLRDLEAQKSVSFTGIEGVSEQDAAIQDSLGPIQDRTKEHLGPTDIGVVEFRKLLMSAARGVQAGKPPRAASAAKRYAVRAGGAVATPDKPLETVMVDRFGHGRGYVGRSYGLGE is encoded by the coding sequence ATGCTGAGCAAGGAGGACAACGAGTTCCTGACCCGAAGCGGCAAGGGCACGCCGATGGGCGAGCTGCTGCGCCGCTTCTGGATGCCGGCGCTGCTGTCGGAGGAGCTGACGGAGCGCGACGGCCCGCCCCGGAAGATCAAGGTTCTCGGCGAGGACCTGCTGGCCTTCCGCGACAGCAACGGCCGCGTCGGCATCGTCGAGCCGCACTGCCCGCATCGCGGCGCCAATCTGTACTTCGGGCGCAACGAGGAGTGCGGCCTGCGCTGCGCCTATCACGGCTGGAAGTTCGACGTCGAGGGCAACTGCGTCGACCTGCCGACCTCGCCACCCGAATCGACCTACAAGGACACCATCAAGCTCCTCGCCTATCCGACGCGCGAATGGGCCGACATGGTCTGGGTCTACATGGGCCCGCGCGAGGCCATGCCGGAGTTGCCGCAGCTCGAGCTCGGCCTCGTTCCCGCGGCGTCGCGCTTCGTCACCAAGAAGTGGCAGGACTGCAACTGGGTGCAGAGCGTCGAGGGTGCACTCGACACCGCGCACTTCTCCTTCCTGCACGCCGTGCTGGCCAAGGACGACGCCAAGGCGCGGGCCGCTCTCGCCAAGGCGGCGGTCGCCGATCAGTCGACGCCGGACGACCGCATCCGCTGGATCCACAACGACCCGCGGCCGAAATTCACCGTGCTCGGCCACGACGCCGGCCTGCTGATCGGCGCGGCGCGCAAGACCGACGGTGAAGATCTCTACTGGCGCATCTCGCAGTTCCTGATGCCCAATCATGCCTATACGCCGACGGCCTTCCCGGGCGAGATCTACTACGGCCAATGCTGGGTGCCGGTCGATGACACGACCTGCTGGATCTACACTTACTGCTGGAACCCCGACCGGCCGTTCAGCAACGCCGAGCGGACGAAGTTCGACGGCGGCTTCAACGTCCACGCCGAGGTCGACGACAACTACGTGCCGCTGCGCAACCCGGGCAACGATTATCTGCGCGACCTCGAGGCGCAGAAGTCGGTGTCGTTCACGGGCATAGAAGGCGTCAGCGAGCAGGATGCCGCCATCCAGGACAGCCTCGGTCCGATCCAGGATCGCACGAAAGAGCATCTCGGCCCGACCGACATCGGCGTCGTCGAGTTCCGAAAGCTGCTGATGAGCGCGGCTCGTGGCGTCCAGGCGGGGAAGCCGCCACGGGCCGCGTCGGCGGCGAAGCGCTATGCCGTGCGTGCCGGCGGTGCCGTGGCCACGCCCGACAAGCCCCTCGAAACCGTGATGGTCGACCGGTTCGGCCACGGCCGGGGCTATGTCGGCCGGTCATATGGTCTGGGGGAGTGA
- a CDS encoding O-acetylhomoserine aminocarboxypropyltransferase yields the protein MSDKSYGFETLSVHAGAAPDPATGARAQPIYQTTAYVFEDADHAAALFNLQTVGFIYSRLTNPTNAALETRLATLEGGRGCTVTSSGHAAQVLALFPLMQPGDDIVASTRLYGGSLQQMRNTYPKFGWKAQFVDADTPDNFKRAVTPKTKAFFIESLANPGGVVSDIEAIARIAGDAGVPLIVDNTLATPWLCKPIDYGATLVIHSTTKFLSGTGTSMGGAVVDSGKFDWAVKAKDGTGRFPSLAGPEPAYHGLNFFETFGDMAYTFHCHAVGLRDLGPSQAPFNAWLTMLGMETLGLRMERHCANALRVAQFLEAHPAVAWVNYAGLPSNKYHALAARYLAKGAGSVFTFGVKGGYAVGVKVVDNVELFSHLANIGDAKSLIIHPASTTHRQLTDEQRVAAGAGPDVIRLSIGIETAEDIIADLEQALQKATS from the coding sequence ATGAGCGACAAGAGCTACGGCTTCGAGACACTTTCGGTCCATGCCGGGGCCGCGCCCGATCCGGCGACCGGTGCCCGCGCCCAGCCGATCTACCAGACCACGGCCTACGTGTTCGAGGACGCCGATCACGCCGCGGCGCTGTTCAACCTGCAGACCGTCGGCTTCATCTATTCGCGCCTGACCAATCCCACCAACGCCGCGCTCGAGACGCGGCTCGCCACCCTGGAAGGCGGCCGCGGCTGCACCGTCACCTCGTCGGGCCATGCCGCGCAGGTGCTGGCGCTTTTTCCGCTGATGCAGCCCGGCGACGACATCGTCGCCTCGACGCGCCTCTACGGCGGCTCGCTGCAGCAGATGAGGAACACCTATCCCAAATTCGGCTGGAAGGCCCAGTTCGTCGACGCCGACACACCCGACAATTTCAAGCGCGCCGTGACACCGAAGACCAAGGCGTTCTTCATCGAGAGCCTCGCCAATCCGGGCGGCGTGGTGAGCGACATCGAGGCGATCGCCCGCATCGCCGGGGATGCCGGCGTCCCGCTGATCGTCGACAACACGCTGGCCACGCCGTGGCTCTGCAAGCCGATCGACTACGGCGCCACGCTGGTGATCCATTCGACCACCAAGTTCCTGAGCGGCACCGGCACCTCGATGGGCGGCGCGGTCGTCGATTCCGGGAAGTTCGACTGGGCCGTCAAGGCGAAGGACGGGACCGGCCGGTTTCCGAGCCTCGCCGGCCCGGAGCCGGCCTATCACGGCCTGAACTTCTTCGAGACCTTCGGCGACATGGCCTACACCTTCCACTGCCACGCCGTCGGCCTGCGCGACCTCGGACCGAGCCAGGCGCCGTTCAACGCGTGGCTGACGATGCTGGGGATGGAGACGCTCGGCCTGCGCATGGAGCGGCACTGCGCCAACGCGCTCAGGGTGGCGCAGTTCCTGGAGGCGCATCCGGCGGTGGCCTGGGTCAACTACGCCGGCCTGCCGTCGAACAAGTATCACGCGCTCGCCGCCAGGTACCTCGCGAAGGGCGCGGGCTCGGTCTTCACCTTCGGCGTCAAGGGCGGCTATGCGGTCGGCGTCAAGGTGGTCGACAACGTCGAGCTGTTCTCGCACCTCGCCAACATCGGCGACGCCAAGAGCCTGATCATCCATCCCGCCTCGACGACGCACCGCCAGCTCACCGACGAACAGCGCGTGGCCGCGGGCGCCGGCCCCGACGTGATCCGCCTGTCGATAGGGATCGAAACGGCGGAGGACATCATCGCCGATCTGGAGCAAGCTTTGCAGAAGGCCACATCCTAG
- a CDS encoding lactonase family protein, whose amino-acid sequence MSALFAYVGSYTTPERNGRGNGINVYRVDRRTGGFTHVQHVGGLENPSFLAIDDAGTHLYAVHGDRSEATSFTIDRGTGELAVLNRQSTGGYNPVHLAVTRDGKHLAVANYTTDSVCVLPVLADGALGPYSTLTVVKGELGPHKVQQRGMYPHHIPLDPSGRFFYVPCKGGDCVVSYRLDARRRVLVETSRVAGRPSAGPRHIDFHPTRPLAYVLNELDSTITTYRRDRSSGALKPIHVVRSTPADFTAYSTGAEIQVDRAGRCVYVSNRGHDSIGAFAIDPRDGTLAPRQWVPTKGGTPRFFALDPAQRFLYVANQDGHTIVAYRKAASGKLSPTSIRVRVGSPACIVFTAGGSR is encoded by the coding sequence ATGAGCGCCCTGTTCGCCTATGTCGGCAGCTACACCACGCCCGAGCGCAACGGGCGGGGCAACGGCATCAATGTCTACCGGGTCGACCGGCGGACCGGCGGGTTCACTCACGTCCAGCATGTCGGCGGGCTGGAGAACCCGTCATTCCTCGCGATCGACGATGCGGGAACGCATCTCTACGCCGTGCATGGCGATCGCAGCGAAGCGACGTCGTTCACCATCGACCGGGGCACCGGCGAGCTCGCCGTCCTGAACCGGCAATCGACCGGCGGCTACAACCCGGTGCATCTCGCCGTCACCCGCGACGGCAAACACCTCGCGGTCGCCAACTACACGACCGATTCGGTGTGCGTGCTGCCGGTCCTGGCCGATGGCGCGCTCGGCCCCTACTCCACCCTCACGGTCGTCAAGGGCGAGCTCGGACCGCACAAGGTGCAGCAGCGTGGCATGTATCCCCATCACATCCCGCTCGATCCGTCCGGGCGGTTCTTCTACGTGCCCTGCAAGGGCGGCGACTGCGTCGTCTCCTATCGGCTCGATGCGCGGCGGCGCGTGCTGGTCGAAACGTCCCGCGTCGCCGGACGCCCGTCGGCCGGTCCGCGGCACATCGACTTCCACCCGACGCGGCCGCTCGCCTATGTCCTGAACGAACTCGACTCGACCATCACGACCTATCGCCGGGACCGATCGAGCGGCGCGCTGAAGCCGATCCATGTCGTGCGCTCCACGCCCGCCGACTTCACGGCCTACTCGACCGGCGCCGAAATCCAGGTCGATCGCGCCGGCCGCTGCGTCTACGTGTCGAATCGCGGCCACGACAGCATCGGCGCGTTCGCCATCGACCCGAGGGACGGCACGCTCGCGCCGCGCCAATGGGTGCCGACGAAGGGCGGCACGCCGCGTTTCTTCGCGCTCGATCCCGCCCAGCGCTTTCTCTATGTGGCGAACCAGGACGGCCACACGATCGTTGCCTACCGGAAGGCCGCGTCCGGAAAATTGTCACCGACTTCGATCCGGGTGCGCGTCGGCAGCCCGGCCTGCATCGTCTTCACAGCGGGAGGATCGCGATGA
- a CDS encoding HAMP domain-containing histidine kinase, with amino-acid sequence MSSARPTSTFARILRSATFRLALVYAGLFVVSVGALFATVYVTATRAMQDDMEAVLRTEALQLAEIHRRGGLLVLAEQISRRLNFRTRGPIYYLLQGPSGQVVVGNLPGMRPIEGVVDFDSDEDGSPDRRAKLTGYGVRLGDGSFLLVAQDASRLTDMQRAIGRAFLWAGGLTLLLGIAGGLLLGRGFLRRIDTIGRTSAAIMEGDLGARIPLRGTNDEFDQLVVSLNAMLDRIQQLMEGVRQVSSDIAHDLRTPLGRLRHHLEEARDRAASPEELRATIEAAIAEADTLLETFSALLRIAQVEAGTQRSAFGEIDLTALLRSVAEAYAPSAEESRHAFASRIEDGLSLQGDRQLLAQMISNLVENALHHTPAGTAIELTARHAGTGVEIEVADNGPGIPEGEREKVFERFYRLDRSRSTQGSGLGLALVKAIAGLHGLAVSLEDRRPGTAVLLRSIAK; translated from the coding sequence ATGTCATCCGCGCGCCCGACTAGCACCTTCGCGCGCATCCTGCGCTCGGCGACGTTCCGGCTGGCGCTGGTCTATGCCGGGCTGTTCGTCGTGTCGGTCGGCGCGCTGTTCGCCACCGTCTACGTCACCGCCACGCGCGCCATGCAGGACGACATGGAGGCGGTGCTGCGCACCGAGGCTCTGCAGCTCGCCGAGATCCATCGCCGCGGCGGGCTGCTGGTGCTGGCCGAGCAGATCAGCCGGCGGCTGAATTTCCGCACGCGCGGGCCGATCTACTACCTGCTGCAGGGACCGAGCGGCCAGGTCGTCGTCGGCAACCTGCCGGGCATGCGCCCGATCGAGGGCGTCGTCGACTTCGACAGCGACGAGGACGGCAGCCCCGACCGGCGCGCCAAGCTGACCGGCTACGGCGTGCGGCTCGGCGACGGCTCCTTCCTGCTGGTGGCGCAGGACGCCAGCCGTCTGACCGACATGCAGCGCGCCATCGGCCGCGCCTTCCTGTGGGCCGGCGGCCTGACCCTGCTGCTCGGCATCGCCGGCGGCCTGCTGCTCGGCCGCGGCTTCCTGCGGCGCATCGACACGATCGGCCGCACCAGCGCCGCCATCATGGAAGGCGATCTCGGCGCCCGCATCCCGCTGCGCGGCACCAACGACGAGTTCGACCAGCTCGTGGTCAGCCTCAACGCCATGCTCGACCGCATCCAGCAGCTCATGGAGGGCGTTCGCCAGGTGTCGAGCGACATCGCGCACGACCTGCGCACGCCGCTCGGTCGTCTGCGCCACCACCTCGAGGAAGCACGCGACCGCGCCGCCTCACCCGAGGAGCTCCGCGCCACGATCGAGGCGGCGATCGCCGAAGCCGACACGCTGCTCGAGACGTTCTCCGCCCTGCTACGCATCGCCCAGGTCGAGGCCGGCACCCAGAGGAGCGCGTTCGGCGAGATCGACCTCACGGCCCTGCTCCGCAGCGTCGCCGAAGCCTACGCGCCGTCGGCCGAGGAGTCGCGGCATGCGTTCGCGTCGCGGATCGAGGACGGCCTGTCGCTGCAAGGCGACCGCCAGCTTCTCGCCCAGATGATTTCGAACCTGGTCGAGAACGCGCTGCATCACACCCCGGCGGGAACCGCGATCGAGCTCACGGCGCGCCACGCCGGCACCGGCGTCGAGATCGAGGTCGCCGACAACGGTCCCGGCATCCCCGAGGGCGAGCGAGAGAAGGTGTTCGAGCGCTTCTATCGCCTCGACCGCAGCCGCTCGACCCAGGGCAGCGGCCTCGGTCTGGCGCTCGTCAAGGCGATTGCGGGCTTGCACGGTCTCGCCGTGTCGCTGGAGGATCGCCGCCCCGGTACCGCCGTCCTGTTGAGGTCCATCGCCAAATGA